The Montipora capricornis isolate CH-2021 chromosome 6, ASM3666992v2, whole genome shotgun sequence genome has a window encoding:
- the LOC138052130 gene encoding germ cell nuclear acidic protein-like, translating into MKMISKVFIIFCSLTLLGFVCSKPLSSNDEKRSVTNDLEGELRWLDMMYRVEKEKLDKLIKNGEATNVEDATNDDDSGDGDDDDDDDDDDDAPDYRNDDSGDGDDDDDDDDDDDDDDAPDYRNDDSGDGDDDDDDDDDDDDDDDAPDYRNDDSGDGDDDDDDDDDDDDDDDDDDAPDYRNDDSGDGDDDDDDDDDDDDDDDAPDYRNDDSGDGDDDDDDDDDDDDDDDAPDYRNDDSGDGDDDDDDDDDDDDDDDAPDYRNDDSGDGDDDDDDDDDDDDDDDAPDYKNDDSGDGDDDDDDDDDDDDDDDAPDYNNDESGDDDDDDDDDDDDDDDFPDSTDYDKVKGESSENGPKAYYDNNSDSPLKNKPSSLGEILRKQRIASHFSRLAEIARKGKLSSQARDSIEDDLLDALLSEYETNGRHK; encoded by the exons TCTTTGACTCTTCTTGGGTTTGTGTGCAGCAAGCCTTTGTCGTCAAATGATG aaaAACGCTCAGTCACTAATGACCTTGAAGGGGAGCTGCGTTGGCTAGATATGATGTATCGAGTTG AAAAGGAAAAGTTGGACAAGCTGATCAAAAATGGGGAAGCCACGAATGTAGAGGATGCCACAAATGACGATGACAGCGGTGAtggcgacgacgacgacgacgatgacgacgatgatgatgctCCTGACTATAGGAATGATGACAGTGGTGATggtgatgacgacgacgacgacgacgacgatgatgacgatgatgatgcaCCTGACTACAGGAATGATGACAGTGGTGATggtgatgacgacgacgacgacgatgatgacgatgatgacgatgatgatgcgCCTGACTACAGGAATGATGACAGTGGTGATggtgatgacgacgacgacgacgacgacgacgatgatgacgatgatgacgatgatgatgcaCCTGACTACAGGAATGATGACAGTGGTGATggtgatgacgacgacgacgacgatgatgacgatgatgacgatgatgatgcaCCTGACTACAGGAATGATGACAgtggtgatggtgatgatgacgacgacgacgatgatgacgatgatgacgatgatgatgcaCCTGACTACAGGAATGATGACAgtggtgatggtgatgatgatgacgacgacgacgacgatgatgacgatgatgatgatgcaccTGACTACAGGAATGATGACAgtggtgatggtgatgatgatgatgatgatgatgacgacgacgatgacgatgatgatgcaCCTGACTATAAAAATGATGACAGTGGCGatggagatgatgatgatgatgatgatgatgatgatgacgacgacgatgatgcgCCTGATTATAACAATGATGAAAgtggtgatgatgacgacgacgacgacgatgatgatgatgatgacgatgatttTCCGGATTCTACTGATTATGACAAAGTTAAAGGCGAGAGTAGCGAAAATGGCCCAAAGGCATATTATGACAATAATAGCGACTCTCCTCTCAAAAATAAGCCATCTTCTCTGGGTGAGATCCTTAGAAAACAACGTATCGCCTCTCATTTTTCGCGCTTAGCAGAGATAGCTCGAAAAGGAAAGCTCTCCTCACAGGCAAGGGACTCTATTGAGGATGATTTGCTAGATGCTTTGCTTTCTGAGTATGAGACAAATGGTAGACACAAGTAA